In Podarcis raffonei isolate rPodRaf1 chromosome 11, rPodRaf1.pri, whole genome shotgun sequence, the sequence accctcccaatctggattcccccAACACAACTCCAcagatggcagagaaaactacactcttttatcttctcacataaaaaaccaaaaataagccccaaatacctgcacctccccacctcagaaggaagatggggaatccccaacatagaagcatattacattgccagcCAAATActccatataatcccatatatactagaagatgagacaaaacaatgggtgcaCCTAGAGAGGGACATAATTGAAAataccaaccccatccccactaatccccctgccgtaccacccattattccaccatgcagcacaaaacctccaaataaaaacctggcaaaccaaaggcttatatcgcctaatagacttctgtaaaaataacaaacctttgtcaacacaagaaatacaagacaaactagaagacacccaaatgccctggttaacacaacaccaattacatgccctcttaaacaatccaacagtaaaatcagcagcaactaggcccctgataacctttgaaaacctcctcctaacaacaaagggaaacggtaaaaggatggtatccgcaatatacaaaatactactccaaaatcccacaaaccccctagacgcaatcaaaaaacaatgggagaatgacataggctatgagattaaccccactcaatggatcagaatgtggtctaacccccccctttaaatccatatcaacgaaaagaactcactctgaaactcacctacaggtggtacctaagaccaagaaaactagcgctaatacgcccaggaacctcaccaaaatgctggagagggtgcacctccacaggcacatacctccacatgtggtgggaatgccccaaaatccaactattctggacaacagccatacgagaaatatgtaaaataactaagcaagtactagacatcaccccagaactggccctactaaacatcttccaagacaacaatgcccacttacaccacaaagaactcataacccacctactttcagcagccagaaacaccataaccagacactggagagacctgtcaggagtaagcatggaccaatggtaccaaatagtatgggaaacagccctactagaaaaattaaccaataaactgaaactgacacggggacaaacagaagaagacgcctttatcctggtatggctcccctttatcacaaacACAGCCCaaaaagacaatgacaataatccaccaacagcatacaaatcaatatggctaacctgatccaaaacacccactcaccccactcacacacgaaaacaaagatcaccacagccaatcacaaacaaacaaccacaccctaggccaaccccaacctctctcaccaccaaaggaacacaagtgaacagcagagaaccggcacgagtaacgctgacaccaaaccctacatacattaagccaAATAGAAACAGGTTCAGCACActttctctttttatatatatatataatatttattaaagtttaggaatttatataaaacagaataaacagaacagtaaaaacaaaaacaataacaatacatacaatccaaaaaagaaaaaacacacatacaaaacagGTATAATTTCCATCccttatattcataaaacttactttcccgacctcctcatacctcccctttctgtattccattcTCTAATTaagtcaattcagcaaatcctttccctaattTCTATGTactttttaacctttcttttcttaaccacataatcattacagcttttAACTCCTTAATTTctaaatcaacatcgttctagccttcaataattttacaatgtttcttaagatagtccttaaatttcttccaatcttcttccaccgtctcttttccctggtctcggattctgccggtcatttctgccagtcccatatagtctatcactttcatctgccattcttccaaggtgggtagatcttgtgtcttccaatactttgcgatgagtattcttgctgctgttgtagcatacataaaaaaagttctgtccttctttggcaccaattggccgaccatacccaggagaaaggcctctggtttcttcaagaaggtatgtttaaatacctttttcatttcattataaatcatttcccagaaagccttaatccttgggcaagtccatcaaaggtgaaagaatgtaccttcagtctctttacatttccaacacttattatcagacaagtggtaaatttttgcgagcttaactggagtcatgtaccacctataaatcattttcataatattttctttcaaggcattacatgccgtaaatttcataccggtggtccacaaccgttcccagtcctcgaacataatgttatgaccaatatcttgtgcccacttgatcatagctgatttaactatttcatcctgtgtattccattccaacagcaagttatacatttttgacaaattcttagttttggattctaatagttctgtctccagttttgatttttccacctggaagccaattttcctgtctgacttaaagacctccattatttggtagtaatggagccaatctctcactttatctttcaatttctcataactctgcaatttcattacatccccttcttgctccaaaatttcccaatatttcggccatttagactccatattaagttttttcacagcctttgcctccattggggaCAACCACCTGGGAGTTTTGTTCTCCAGCAGGTCTTTATACctaatccagacattatacagtgctttcctgacaatatggtttttaaaagctttatgagctttgaccttgtcataccacaaatatgcatgccacccaaaaatattattgaacccttctagatccaagatatctgtattctcaagaagtagccagtctttcaaccagcaaaaagccgctgattcataataaagtttaaaatctggcagggcaaatccccccccctttcttttgcatcagttaatatcttaaattttatcctgggctttttgccctgccagacaaattttgaaatatctttctgccacttcttgaaacagtccatcttgtcaacaatttgcaatgtttgaaacaaaaataacattctaggcaatacattcatctttatagctgcaattcgacccaacaaggaaagcttcaattttgaccaaatttctaaatctttttttacctctgtccagcatttttcataattatctttaaacaaattcacatttttagttgtcatattgctccccaagtatttcactttcttaaccacagttaaacctgtctcattctgaaacttctccctttccataggtgttaagtttttttccaataccttagttttggatttattcaatttaaatcctgcaacctggccaaaatcttgaattagttctaaaacccttttagtactagattctggctcttgtaacgtaagtaccaaatcatctgcaaatgctctcaatttgtattgtttagctccgacctgtactcCCTTAAACAActggtcctttctaatcatattcagcaagacttccaggactgatataaaaagtaatggagagattgggcacccctgacgtgtccctttttctatcttaaactcttCCGTAACCATATTGTTtacaattaactttgctttctgctctgagtatattgcacctataccattttcaaatccttggcctacccccatcccctgaagattcttcttcataaaactccaagaaatattgtcaaaggctttctccgcatccacaaatatcaaaactgctttagtatttatgttcacttctagcttttccaaaatgtctattatattccttacattatctgaCATATGCcttctcgggagaaagcccgcttggtccctgtgaatctcctccatcaaaacttttttcagtctcttagccagaatatcagcaaaaattttgtaatccacatttagtaacgaaatagggcggtagttcttaagttggttcttttcagtctcagtctttggtataagtgtaatataagcttctttccacgtttctggtgcctttttcccctccaaaatttcattacaaacttccttcataggttgtaatagccactccttTAACATTTTATAGTATCTGGAAGTAAGCCCATCCGGTCCCGGAGACTTGCccagttgcatattttgaatggcaccttctatttcctgttcagttattttctggttcaaacgTATTTTACTTTCATaagaatttttttgtaatccgtaaGTCTTGAGAAAATTGTCTATatctgtctctttctgtggcccttgtgtatataattgtttaaaatatctctggaagcagtttctaatctcatttggcttaTATACATTCTTTCCTttcacttctagatttgtaaccgtatttaatttttgtcttttcttcatttgccaagccaatagtttgcCGCATTTATCTGctaattcaaatgtcttttgtctcatttgtttaattttccattctatttcttgattcatcagctccatatattgtgtttgatacaatttgatttctctcaaaatctctttggactttggttttgatcttagtttctttcccccttcttttatcttctccaaaatcttgtcttttttctcattttggcttctcttttttattgcattttgttgtatcagaaatcctcgcataacggctttacttgcgtcccagattactcttttttccacattagtgttcatgtttatttcaaaataatctctcaaagttttttgggcctttttgtacacttcttcctctctaaataaggtgtcattcatcctccatctaaaggatccagttgatatttgcttcatctccattcttactgcattgtggtcggagcaggtttttgggcagatttccactttctttatctttgatgccattcctctagtaacccagatttggtcgattctggtccatgtcattttggcttcagaaaagaaggttccctctctctcaagaggattctttgttctccaaatatcaatcaagtccatattgtcagtcatttcaaaaaaagtttttggtaatctTTCATCCTTAGTgagtacctgtctttgtgctttatccatattagtagatactactccattcatgtctcccatcaaaataagattataatccatatagtccaacaaaatctcatgcaacttcttaaagaattcagatttcccctcgttcggtgcataaattcctacggctaaaaatttctctccttggatttgaatttcaattgccaggaatcttccttgttcatctttaaaaacaaatttcggtagtaatttttcctttgcatatatcacaactcctctttttttaactttgtctgatgaaataaattcttgacccaatcttttattcaccaatattttcctttgtaacctcgtcacatgtgtttcttgtaaacagatcaaatccagttgttctttcttcaatatatgaaaaacagctttcctctttcGAGGCATATTCaagccattacaattccaacttagaagttgcagagccatgatgagacTATTTACTTATTCCTGTTGCTCCAAgtagttgttcttcctctgtcgatGGTTTCAAACCAAATGACAAGTTCGATATGTCTGATATATCCAGTGTTCCTTTTCCCAATGATGTCAGTTCCTGCCCGGAATCCAcctccttctgtagatcctcttcgtggtctctcaggaatttgtctttatcactcaatgttcttattcttatcttccttcctctgtatttgaaagataggccttgtggaaattcccacctgaagaatattttgtttttcttcaataaaacgaccagatctctgtagtaggtTCTTACGTCCAAAATGTgcttcggaatatccttaaagatctccacgtaagaattttcaatctccagGGTTTTTTGatagtgcagattcaaaattttatccctTTCTTCCTTTGTCCTTAATGTTATTAAGCAGTCTCTTGCCTTATTCTTCCTTTGTCTtgtaccaagcctaaatgcactcactatcttaaattcttccttctccaggccctgttgccaaaagtccaaaaattcttttgtcaggaagtccaccaagttatctttCTCACTTTCCGGAACCGATCTtatccttaaattcctctcttttctctgcagttcaatcatagacaaagtCAGATCATGATCCTCCAATTTCCTGATGACCGGTGGTATCCTCTCTTGGGTGAGAACCgctatttcctttgcttcctctgcaatctttcgAGTTGTGGCCGAGTCCTCCAAAAGTCTTACAATAGTCTCTGTGTTGGAATTTACCTTCTTTCCCAATTCATCAATACTTTTCGTGTTcagatcaatttttgctgagatcTCAGCCACTTGTTTATTAGTTTCCTGAATTTGTTTATTAGTTTCCACAACTTGTCTACTTGTCTCTGTTCCCTGCTTCGTTAAATATTCCAAAGATACATTAATCTTGCCAAGTGCTTGTGCTAAAGCGTCTTCtgctgacataacttttggtttagtttgagaggcagcagctgtgcCCGTGCCTCCGGATGTTGAAGCTCTCCGCTGGTGGGAAaaatcagtcttgtattgtctgcctGATCTTAAACTTCTTTCTTCAGACTTCCCCTTTTCTTTATCCATAACACTCTCATTCGGAGCCAAGGTCACGTCTTACTCTTGTACTTTGTTTTGAGAAGGAAATTTCCACTGGCTCTCACTCTGGTGGCTTGATTGTTATTGTAACAACAAAGTCTCCACTAGGGGGAAAAGTTCCAGCTTCACTTTGTAACTttataaccaatatctcttaAAAGCCCCCTTTTTTCCAATTAGCCACAGtttcaaatttattttcaatGCTATTTTATATATAAGTCCATTCAAAGACACTGTATCTTTACATAAAGTTACTGTTGTAAACAGTCCCAATGTATTGACAGTCCACCATTCAGTTTCCATGTCAAGGCAGTCCGACTCCAGAGATCAAAGCAGCGGACGTTCTTTTTAAGCGTTCCTTTCTTACAGGCATAAAAAGTTCAATTTCCACCCCCCTCCGCTCCTGTCAAACGTTGGGGGGAAATACTCTTCCAAACGATGGATTACTAGTTCCAAAAAAATATTCCCTCTTAAGTTACagctttcagtctctttgcttcaGGTTATTTACAcaacggggaggcagacttcctttttgtacctttcccgtgcAGTACCAAATTTCTTCCCAATTTTGTTTCAAATTAAGCCCGTTATTACTACTAATGAgtagttgctttaaagtccaaatttcagagaagaaatcagcgctctccgatcatggcaatgcggcttcactcagcaggcttTGTCAGCGACCCTCAGCACCGCGCCTTCTCCCGCTGCcgctccaaagcctttaaaaaggcttctttgcggttttgggggggcgcaaaaggtgcccgccggaTCTCTTcgctcacaggcttccgcgcctgtgattttttagggtccccgcttcgccgttgcgacaggacccgaacccgcggAGCAGGCTTCCCCCGGAGCTCGGGGGAAAGTCTGCCATTAATCGCCGGCGCTGACTGGAAGTCCTCCAGGTTCACCACACTTTCTCATCCTGGTCTTCTTTAATCTTCTTCCAGCTGCCTATGGTTGTGAAGGAGATTTACAACCATCTCCACCAGATCCCCGACACCCGCACTAAGGAAGAGACGCTTTCGGCTATTGTCAGCCTAGCCACCAAGCGCCTACAGCCGGTCGTAGACAGCCTGTTGGACTGCTCGATGGAGTGTGATGAGTAAGTTTTTGTGAtgtgaaaatggggaggggtagATTTAAGGGGTttcttaatttatatttatttatatttgtcagggactcaggagcaggagcactggggagagaggaaatggagagcgaaggggaagaatccgagggcagcgtaggggagtatgacagtggcccaagagattccatgagcttctccagcaaatcagaagattcccagaagggggcgccgatggtcagggcaaggggggtcccaggggggacgcaccagaaacaaggagccagaggggaaccccaaagcagcagtgggggatcgggaccagtttccccaccagagcgtagtgggggggaagagtcacatgtgtcagggccagcgtctcctccagcggggagagtgagtgagtcagggctgaccacgcctccaacggaggggaggtcagttgcagctagcccccccagagggggaagcagtgacagcagcagcagtgaaacggtcaggagaaaagttaccggctgggcgcgcgcgccaagttcaaatgtacaggcgcggggaacagcaggagacctggATGGGGagccagctcctaaagcccgccggagggagggggaaggctcaggggactcagcgtcagaagagtctagaaagggcgagaccccaacggccaggcggaaccagaggcggaaggaactgaggaagaggtggagtaaggctagaatcttaaattggtgccaggggggaggagactcagacggagcatcagcggtctgacagttgagacgtagagctgcgcgctgcggctctggaagtgaaactgaacttcaataaagacttttgtacttaacaacgaagcagcgttggtcctttgtgagctgggaccttgggcagctctgATGATATTGAATTTCGTATTTGCAAAAAATTGTGCTCCGAGTTGTGGTTTCTTTCTTTGCTAATGTATGTGCAATATAAAGAAAATATCAAAGGCCtgactttttttaagaaaaggaaaaaggaaaaattcTGTTTTGAAAAATTGCAGAAGTGCCGCAACGATCTGGAAGTCGTTGGTCACCGATCCGTATTCCAGCGTCAAGCTGCTGAGACCCctcctgaaaaggctgcaggatgAAGACCCCAAAGCGGAAGTCACTTCCAGGCGACGCAGCACTTCTCAAATGCCAATGGCGGTACAAAACCACTCAGTTTCTCTCTCCTGGATTGTTTTGAATGGGAGCTGGATGGGGCTGGGGGCTTCTTGCTGGGAGGGGGGTGCATCTTAATAAGTGGTCCATCCTgtgagcacctgctttgtatgcagaagggccccagcatctccatgtcGGGGAGTCCctcgcctgaaaccctggacagccactgctagtcagtgtagacaacactgagtgagatggaccGGGGCTCTGAGTCGCGTCTGAGATCTTGATCTGACGATGACCTCTGCTGAATGCCGTTCTCCTGTCCTTGTCCCTCCAGGCTACCAACGCTCTGTGTCATATCCTGTCGTTGCCTGAGGCTGCAGGTATCCTGAAGAGCAAGTTCCACCACCTGCTGTTTGCACTTAGCACTCGGATCTGTTTTGTCCATGAGGCGAGAAGAAGAGGTTCGAGGGCGACAAGTCTAATCCCGGAGCCCTCTTCGCATCTCGATCCGCTGACGTAAGGGACCTGCTAATGCATTTGGGGgggccctcccttctctctctgaccCATAGCGGTGATGGCTCAGCCCTCCCCCAAGAGATAGGCTTCATTTGGACAAGGAGGTTCTGCTTAGGTTAGATAGCTAGGAGACCCAGGCTTCCCCAACCCCTGTGCTCTTCAGTcgctttggaccacaactcccaccagccccagccagcacaactggactgaagatgggagttgtagcccaaaacatctgaaggaccctaGGATGGGAGAGGATGTTGGAGACTCTCCCGTACGATGGGCTGATTTGGGTGTGGTGGACTCACGTGTCATGAAACCTTAAGTCTCCATCACAGCCGAAAGGTTGCCGCTTGTGCTGGAAACATGGGGGAGGCTGCAGGAGGTGATGGTTGGGGTTGGACTGCAAGATGTCAAGGACCTAAAACTCCCcagatgaacctacccagaccttgCGCTCATCATCGGAAGCCCCTCTTCACGTGCCTCCTCCacacaagaaggggccttttctgtggtggctccccattagtgggttgctctcctcagggaggcttgccaggtgcctttagatgccaggcaaaaatggtCCTCTTCAATCAGGCCATTGGCAGATTAACCTCCTATGCCCTTTCAACTGTGTTTGTTGGAGGGAGAggagttattggtttgctttggttcttgtttttattctgtattttgtgctttttaacttgcatttttatgttgtgaactgcccggaGATCtacgggtgaagggcagtatacaaatttttaaaatataatattctTAATTCCTTCACTTGACTCAGGACCGCTGTGCAGGCCCTGAAACAACTGATTGGGCGTGTTGAATACCTTGACGAATTTGAGGTTTTGGGCTGCTGGGATATGCTGTCAAGTCCAGAAAGCTTTTTCGAAGGCATTCGTCTTCTGGCAAGGTAAGAAGGTGAAAAGGACTGGCAGGTGAGGCATGAAGAGCAAGGCCTGCTTTCTGGGGAAATGGGGATAAActtcttatttatttcagaaaatgtaCCATATtgttcactctataagacgcaattttcccctcctaaaaagtaaggggaaatgtgtgtgcgtcttatggagcgaatgcaggcgggaggctctgctcagcgttcaagtacagtggtgcctcgcaagacgaaattaatttgttccgcaagttttttcttcttgcgagtttttcatcttgcgaagcacggtttcccataggaatgcattgaaaatcaattaatgcgttcctatggagaccacttgccaggctggcggtgcggaaaagggcttttctccccactgcaagccttcaggacaggtacgggaacagaggggaaggcgcgcagcgcttctcctctgttcccggggcttgcggtgggaggagggtttttcctccccaccgccaacattcagaacagcattctgaatgttggcggtgggaaggaaaaccctcctcccaccgcaagtcttcaggacagccatccgaaggctggcgcggggagaaggtctctccgccccaccgccagccttcggagcagccttccgaaggctacCGGTGGGGccgagagacctcctcccgccgccagccttcggagcagccttctgaaggctgccggtggggcggagagaggaggtctctccgccccaccgccagccttcggaggaggtccgaggacagtggggaagacgcgctgcgcttccccgctgtcctggagatttccctatgggctttcgtcttgcgaaggaagcccatagggaaattcgttttgcgaagcgcctccaaaacggaaaaccctttcgtctagcgggtttttcgtcttgcgaggcgttcgtcttgcggggcaccacagtaacctggtggtggtggttgttgtgcaGGAACGCTGAGCGGTTCTTCCTGCCAGCTTCAGGCTTGTGAATCCTTTGTCTCTTACTCTTATGTTTCAGGACCTTGTTCACCTCCTCAACCGAACAGTACAAGAGGATTGCCCGATTGGCACGCGAATATATGTGCTGTCCAAACAATAAGAAGAGAGCCATCGGCATGGCGTTTTACTTGGAGGTAGGAACTGGAAAAAGGGAATGCCTGTTCTAATGTTTCTAATGGTTTCTTTATTCCTCGCAATTTAACTGTCAAATGTTCTTTAGCATttacacattttttatttaattgtacAACTTCAGCTGCATTCACTGCTATCATGTCTAATATATATGGACAATATTTTTTTGATAGAAGATGAATGTATACATAATAAAAGATGCACTTACAGTGGCTTTGCTCCAACTTAGGGGATGTCCGACTCTGATACAGACACTTCCATGACCTAGCGCACAAGTTACTGCAGGCAGCAATCATACAGGTATTCCGTTAATGGATGGACAAGTCTTCACCTTTGGAAGGCTAAGATTTTTcttaaaattacatttttatatgtactATTGGAAACACCTTAAAGCTGGTATAAGttcatatgtatttatttttgcctgcTTTAAAGATTGATTTATGTGTGTCTGCTGGTTTATTATatatctttttttctctttgttccacTATGTATCGGGGTGgggagacataataataataataataataataataataataatcctttgcTCGTCCAAATaagcttttttcatttatttattgaggcCACTAAGTCTTTGAACTGAAGAGATTTCTCCAGTTTCAAGCCTCATCTCATGCTCTTTATGAGCCAGGTCCAAACCCTCCTGCAGTTCAGACCCAGCTTAGGATGCATTTGGTTCAGCATGATTCCAACCAGCTCatactccttccttccctttcccaccaAAATGTACCTGACTGTGAAGAGCAGAGGCAAATTAGATTGGGAGGGCCATGCCCGGCCCCAGAGGTTGGAATGCGGGGTCCAGGCCCACCAGAAACCACCGGAGAACTCCATAGTTCCAAATGGAAGCACCAGTCTAGCTTCTGCTGCGGCCAGTTTGGGATGAGAAGGGGCAGGAGGGGTCATGCGTGGCTGGGTGCTTCTTGCTGGAGACCATTGAACTGAAGTGAACTGCTTTGGGGGCCAACCTGAATCAATCCCAAAATAACCCGTTCAAAAAAATTGTTATTGAAATTGAtttgttttcaatatttttctttttctttttctttttgtatttgcataaaattggaaaacttaataaatatttataaaaaaacaaaaaacaaaataacccGTTCAAGAGGTGCTTTTTAGAAACTGAGCTCACACTCCAACTGTAAAACCATGACATTATATGCTTATGAAATACGTGATATTTGTTGTCTGATAAGGGGGGGCGGCAGCTCTATACCTTCCATGGGTCACAACAAGCCTGGGGGTCAAAACAAGTCACCACCTTCTCAGGTGAATATCAGGCTTGAGTCCATAAATGTTGCTTGACTTTATCTGGTGTCACTTAGGATCTGACGGTgagacgacctgtgctgctgccgctgccctttctggctgtcaaagccgagacgacctatgctgctgcacctgcctct encodes:
- the LOC128423381 gene encoding uncharacterized protein LOC128423381 isoform X2, with the protein product MIAKMDFFIPGPSLFHYHIAKVAKAFGEHLKPSQINEVVLKAIDNLTVEDRAVSQAAGKLLRSFLEECGMEMEDLPMVVKEIYNHLHQIPDTRTKEETLSAIVSLATKRLQPVVDSLLDCSMECDESAATIWKSLVTDPYSSVKLLRPLLKRLQDEDPKAEVTSRRRSTSQMPMAATNALCHILSLPEAAGILKSKFHHLLFALSTRICFVHEARRRGSRATSLIPEPSSHLDPLTTAVQALKQLIGRVEYLDEFEVLGCWDMLSSPESFFEGIRLLARTLFTSSTEQYKRIARLAREYMCCPNNKKRAIGMAFYLEVGTGKRECLF
- the LOC128423381 gene encoding uncharacterized protein LOC128423381 isoform X1, yielding MIAKMGKELEKRRNKNKKGNMVRWVREDFFIPGPSLFHYHIAKVAKAFGEHLKPSQINEVVLKAIDNLTVEDRAVSQAAGKLLRSFLEECGMEMEDLPMVVKEIYNHLHQIPDTRTKEETLSAIVSLATKRLQPVVDSLLDCSMECDESAATIWKSLVTDPYSSVKLLRPLLKRLQDEDPKAEVTSRRRSTSQMPMAATNALCHILSLPEAAGILKSKFHHLLFALSTRICFVHEARRRGSRATSLIPEPSSHLDPLTTAVQALKQLIGRVEYLDEFEVLGCWDMLSSPESFFEGIRLLARTLFTSSTEQYKRIARLAREYMCCPNNKKRAIGMAFYLEVGTGKRECLF